In Devosia sp. 1566, a single genomic region encodes these proteins:
- the sseA gene encoding 3-mercaptopyruvate sulfurtransferase yields MDNHFVSTDWLADRLGDPDLVIVDGSWHMPGSVRDPHAEYLESHLPGAVFFDIDAIADKDTDLPHMLPAPAAFAGAVGELGIADTMTIVVYDQFGMATAPRVWWTFKVMGAPNVLLLEGGSPKWRAEGRPTESGPVQREPQWFEVRLDPDRVTDFGTVLARSRDREAQILDARPAARFNAEVPEPRPGLRGGRIPGSINVPASLLTEAGAMRSPDELRQLFAERRIDLSRPIITTCGSGITASALALALEVAGAKDVSVYDGSWTEWGANPDAPIA; encoded by the coding sequence ATGGATAATCACTTTGTTTCAACCGACTGGCTGGCCGACCGTCTCGGCGATCCCGATCTGGTGATCGTGGATGGCTCCTGGCACATGCCCGGCTCCGTGCGCGATCCGCACGCCGAGTATCTGGAGTCCCATCTGCCGGGCGCGGTGTTCTTCGACATCGACGCGATCGCCGACAAGGACACCGACCTGCCCCATATGCTGCCCGCCCCTGCCGCCTTTGCCGGCGCCGTGGGTGAGCTCGGCATCGCCGATACCATGACCATCGTGGTCTACGACCAGTTCGGCATGGCCACTGCCCCCCGCGTCTGGTGGACCTTCAAGGTCATGGGCGCGCCCAACGTGCTCCTGCTCGAGGGCGGCTCGCCCAAATGGCGCGCCGAGGGCCGCCCCACCGAGTCAGGTCCCGTGCAGCGCGAGCCGCAATGGTTCGAAGTGCGGCTCGATCCCGACCGCGTCACCGATTTCGGCACCGTGCTCGCCCGCAGCCGCGACCGTGAAGCGCAGATCCTTGATGCCCGCCCCGCCGCTCGCTTCAACGCCGAAGTGCCCGAGCCGCGCCCGGGCCTGCGCGGTGGCCGCATTCCCGGCAGCATCAATGTGCCCGCGAGCCTTTTGACCGAAGCGGGTGCCATGCGCTCGCCTGACGAGCTGCGACAGCTTTTCGCCGAGCGCCGCATCGATCTCAGCCGCCCCATCATCACCACCTGTGGCTCGGGCATCACCGCCTCTGCCCTTGCGCTCGCGCTTGAGGTCGCCGGCGCCAAGGATGTGTCGGTTTATGACGGCTCCTGGACCGAATGGGGCGCCAATCCCGATGCTCCGATCGCCTGA
- a CDS encoding ABC transporter substrate-binding protein, whose protein sequence is MAGLLASVTLVASAAQAAELSIVSGDTGTGLAFLQTQLDLFAEQTGHAVTIVPMPSSTSDQFGQYRLWLAAGNADIDVYTTDVIWAPQLADQFLDLSEAAADVIGAHFPSIIESQTVDGKLVAMPGYTDAPALYYRTDLLEKYGKEVPGTWAELKATAQEVMDGERAAGNPDMFGFVFQGNAYEGLTCNALEWVKSYGGGQVVEADGTISINNEQAVAALEEAASWISTISPEGNLAYGEEESRGVWQLGNAVFMRNWPYAYALGNGSDSSIAGKFDVAPLPAGDGAEARSAATLGGWNYAVSKYSQDPDAAIELALFLSSPEVQKARAINQTQLPTIEALYDDAEIAEAAPIVPNWKEIFQNAVPRPSAPTKADYNQVSSLFWSAVHDTLSGNGSAAENLEVLELDLTDLKGSGW, encoded by the coding sequence ATGGCCGGTCTGCTGGCGAGCGTCACCCTGGTGGCGAGCGCCGCGCAAGCGGCCGAGCTGTCCATTGTTTCGGGGGACACCGGCACGGGGCTGGCATTCCTGCAGACCCAGTTGGACCTGTTTGCCGAGCAGACCGGGCACGCCGTCACCATCGTGCCCATGCCGTCTTCGACCTCGGACCAGTTCGGCCAGTATCGGCTGTGGCTGGCGGCCGGCAATGCCGATATCGATGTGTATACCACCGACGTGATCTGGGCGCCGCAGCTGGCCGACCAGTTCCTCGACCTCAGCGAAGCGGCTGCCGATGTGATCGGGGCGCATTTCCCCTCCATCATCGAATCCCAGACCGTGGACGGCAAGCTCGTAGCCATGCCCGGCTATACCGACGCGCCAGCCCTGTATTACCGCACCGACCTGCTGGAAAAATACGGCAAGGAAGTGCCCGGCACCTGGGCCGAGCTCAAGGCGACCGCCCAAGAAGTGATGGATGGCGAGCGTGCGGCGGGGAACCCCGACATGTTCGGCTTCGTCTTCCAGGGCAATGCCTATGAAGGGCTGACCTGCAACGCGCTGGAATGGGTCAAATCCTATGGCGGCGGGCAGGTGGTTGAGGCCGACGGCACCATTTCCATCAACAACGAGCAGGCGGTCGCGGCGCTCGAGGAAGCGGCCAGCTGGATCAGCACGATCTCGCCCGAAGGCAATCTCGCTTATGGCGAAGAAGAAAGCCGCGGCGTCTGGCAGCTGGGCAATGCAGTGTTCATGCGCAACTGGCCCTATGCTTATGCGCTGGGCAATGGCTCGGACTCCAGCATTGCCGGCAAGTTCGACGTGGCTCCCCTGCCAGCAGGCGATGGCGCCGAGGCGCGGTCGGCCGCAACGCTGGGTGGCTGGAATTATGCCGTATCCAAATATTCCCAGGATCCCGATGCGGCCATCGAGCTGGCCTTGTTCCTGAGCTCGCCCGAAGTGCAAAAAGCGCGGGCGATCAACCAGACGCAATTACCCACGATCGAAGCCCTTTATGACGATGCCGAAATCGCCGAGGCCGCGCCGATCGTGCCGAACTGGAAGGAAATCTTCCAGAATGCGGTGCCGCGTCCATCGGCCCCGACCAAGGCGGATTACAACCAGGTCTCCTCGCTGTTCTGGAGCGCTGTGCATGACACGCTTTCGGGCAATGGCTCGGCCGCAGAGAACCTCGAAGTACTGGAACTCGATCTGACCGACCTCAAGGGCAGCGGCTGGTAA